The following are encoded together in the Zonotrichia albicollis isolate bZonAlb1 chromosome 10, bZonAlb1.hap1, whole genome shotgun sequence genome:
- the LOC102070072 gene encoding baculoviral IAP repeat-containing protein 5.1 — translation MERLLQELSSASKLLIDYKEMYEYENRLKTFTKWPFQEGCKCTPENMAKAGFIHCPSASEPDTAKCFFCLLELVGWEPNDDPWEEHTKRRTCDFLALPKHFDDLTMEEYYMLELTRLKTLIREVGNRTINAFEEEVAATRQRLGSYFGSGASLPAPPPVEGEPAGQEPGGSASGPKEPTTSEL, via the exons AtggagaggctgctgcaggagctcagctcagctTCCAAGCTCTTAATTGACTACAAGGAGATGTATGAGTATGAGAACCGTCTGAAAACCTTCACCAAGTGGCCCTTCCAGGAAGGCTGCAAGTGCACTCCAGAGAAT ATGGCAAAGGCTGGCTTCATCCACTGCCCAAGTGCAAGTGAACCAGATACAGCAAAATGTTTCTTTTGCTTGTTAGAACTGGTGGGCTGGGAACCAAATGATGACCCATG GGAGGAACACACCAAACGTCGCACCTGTGACTTTTTAGCCCTTCCCAAGCACTTTGATGATCTGACAATGGAGGAATACTACATGCTGGAGCTGACACGGCTGAAGACCCTCATT CGCGAAGTTGGCAACCGCACAATAAACGCTTTTGAAGAAGAAGTCGCGGCGACgaggcagaggctggggagTTACTTCGGCTCCGGGGCCTCGCTGCCGGCACCGCCGCCTGTCGAGGGTGAGCCTGCAGGCCAGGAGCCGGGAGGCTCAGCCTCCGGCCCAAAGGAGCCCACGACAAGTGAGCTGTGA